One window from the genome of Candidatus Krumholzibacteriia bacterium encodes:
- a CDS encoding ZIP family metal transporter has translation MEHVALRYLVYAAGIFAVSFVSGLIPLLRSWSHRELQLLISLSAGIVLGVVFFDLLPQSLQLSRHFFPAVLLGFMLLLALEKFVLIHPHETEELAGRRSGFAAYTGISLHALLDGVALGSSVMMPALGSAVVWAILAHKIPDTFSLCSILLFFGFRRRQALVLLLIFSLLTPLGGAVALVALRHASPTLLGLTVGVAAGTFLFIATSDLLPHAHAHHERRFYNLVAVLTGLLLSGLLHQAHSH, from the coding sequence GTGGAACACGTCGCGCTGCGCTACCTGGTCTACGCGGCCGGGATCTTCGCCGTGTCCTTCGTTTCGGGGCTCATCCCTCTGCTGCGCAGCTGGTCGCATCGGGAGCTGCAGCTCCTCATCAGCCTGAGCGCCGGGATCGTCCTCGGCGTGGTGTTCTTCGATCTCCTGCCGCAGTCGCTGCAGTTGTCGCGTCACTTCTTTCCCGCCGTGCTCCTCGGATTCATGCTCCTCTTGGCGCTGGAGAAGTTCGTCCTCATCCACCCGCACGAGACGGAGGAGCTGGCCGGGCGACGCAGCGGTTTCGCCGCTTACACCGGCATCTCGCTGCACGCCCTGCTGGACGGAGTGGCGCTCGGGTCCAGCGTCATGATGCCGGCCCTGGGTTCCGCCGTGGTCTGGGCCATCCTGGCGCACAAGATTCCGGATACGTTCTCGCTCTGCAGCATCCTGCTTTTCTTCGGATTCCGCCGCCGGCAGGCCCTCGTCCTCCTCCTGATCTTCTCGCTGCTGACGCCGCTCGGTGGTGCGGTCGCGTTGGTGGCGTTGCGCCACGCCAGCCCGACGCTGCTCGGCCTCACCGTCGGTGTGGCGGCGGGCACGTTCCTCTTCATCGCCACCTCGGATCTGCTGCCGCACGCCCACGCCCACCACGAACGTCGCTTCTACAATCTGGTGGCGGTGCTCACAGGACTGCTGCTGAGCGGTCTCCTGCACCAGGCCCATTCCCACTGA